One bacterium DNA window includes the following coding sequences:
- a CDS encoding cytochrome c biogenesis protein CcdA, with product MIRAMFEWLSNSLQSGPIIALTASFVWGVLSILLSPCHLASIPLIVGFIDEQGRISTKRAFLIASLFSSGILITIAAIGLITGLFGRMLGDIGPYGNYIVAVIFFIIGLHLLGIIPLPFLGKSSQPAFKRKGLLAGFILGLVFGIALGPCTFAYMAPMLGIAFKIASTQFLYGVTLLFVYGIGHCSVIVFAGTFTEVVQHYLNWNEKSKGTIILKKICGVLVLLGGIYLIWSC from the coding sequence ATGATAAGAGCCATGTTTGAGTGGTTATCTAATTCTCTTCAATCAGGCCCGATTATTGCCTTAACCGCTTCTTTTGTCTGGGGAGTATTAAGTATCTTATTGAGTCCCTGCCACCTGGCAAGCATTCCTTTAATTGTAGGTTTTATTGATGAACAGGGAAGGATATCCACAAAAAGAGCATTTCTTATAGCATCGCTTTTTTCTTCGGGAATCTTAATAACTATTGCTGCAATAGGATTAATTACCGGACTTTTTGGACGAATGCTGGGTGATATAGGGCCTTATGGAAACTATATTGTAGCCGTAATATTCTTTATCATAGGTCTTCATCTTTTAGGAATTATTCCTCTTCCTTTTCTCGGAAAATCAAGTCAGCCTGCGTTTAAGAGGAAAGGTCTATTAGCTGGGTTTATACTTGGCCTCGTTTTTGGCATTGCCCTCGGGCCATGCACTTTTGCCTATATGGCGCCTATGCTTGGCATTGCATTTAAGATAGCATCGACACAGTTTCTCTACGGGGTAACACTGCTATTTGTTTACGGCATTGGTCATTGTTCAGTGATTGTTTTCGCAGGAACTTTTACAGAAGTTGTCCAGCATTATTTGAACTGGAATGAGAAATCCAAAGGTACGATTATTTTAAAAAAGATTTGCGGAGTTCTTGTTCTATTAGGCGGAATATATCTAATCTGGAGTTGTTAA
- a CDS encoding thioredoxin family protein → MKIEILGTGCPKCKKLAELAGQAVKESGIEAEITKVTEIKKIMNRGVMLTPALVIDGEVKSAGKIPSIEEIKNWLKEGQNAS, encoded by the coding sequence ATGAAGATTGAAATCTTGGGAACAGGTTGTCCGAAGTGTAAGAAACTGGCTGAGCTTGCCGGGCAGGCAGTGAAAGAATCTGGAATTGAAGCGGAGATAACCAAAGTAACAGAGATTAAAAAAATTATGAATCGTGGAGTAATGTTAACTCCTGCCTTGGTCATTGACGGAGAAGTTAAGAGCGCTGGTAAAATACCAAGCATAGAAGAAATTAAAAACTGGTTAAAGGAGGGACAAAATGCATCATAA
- a CDS encoding thioredoxin family protein, translated as MHHKLARNICFIVVSTLLFSVLGCSSCCNGEKQTHQEEQLNSKTETEIPAQESKTTKVTFIELGSVNCIPCKMMQPIMKEIEEEYPDVKVIFYDVWTSEGRPYGQKYGIRAIPTQVFLDKDGKEFFRHMGFFSKEEIVKILKKQGVE; from the coding sequence ATGCATCATAAGCTGGCAAGAAATATCTGTTTTATAGTAGTGTCTACTTTGCTTTTTTCTGTTCTAGGCTGTAGCAGTTGTTGTAATGGGGAAAAGCAAACTCATCAGGAAGAACAGTTAAATTCCAAAACAGAGACAGAGATTCCTGCGCAGGAAAGCAAAACTACTAAGGTTACTTTTATAGAACTTGGTTCTGTTAACTGTATTCCCTGCAAGATGATGCAGCCGATAATGAAGGAAATCGAAGAGGAATATCCTGATGTAAAAGTAATCTTTTACGATGTCTGGACTTCTGAAGGAAGACCTTACGGACAGAAGTATGGTATCAGAGCGATTCCAACACAGGTTTTTCTTGACAAAGACGGAAAAGAATTTTTCCGGCATATGGGCTTCTTCTCTAAAGAAGAAATAGTTAAGATACTAAAGAAGCAGGGAGTTGAATAA